From Acidovorax sp. 1608163:
CGCCCGGCGCCAAGCCCATGGGCTCGGCCGATGCGCTGACCACCATGCTGGGCGGCTTCTCGTCCACCGCCGTGCTGCTGGTGGCCGCCGCGCTGTTTCTGGCTGTGGCGCTCAAGCACACGGGGCTGGACAAGCGCGTGGCCCTCATCGTGATGAGCCGGGTGGGCATCTCGCCCGCGCGCCTCACCGTGGGCGCGATGCTGGTGGGCTTTGTGCTGGCGCTGTTCATCCCCTCGGCCACGGCGCGCGTGGGCGCGGTGATCCCGATCATGGTGGGCATCACCGCCGCCCTGGGCCTGCCCGTGGGCAGCAGCCTGGGCGCAGCGCTGATGATCGTCACCGCGCAGGCCTGCTCCATCTTCAACATGGCCGTGAAGACCGGCGCTGCGCAAAACCTGATCAGCCTGAACTTCATGCAGACCACGTTTGGCCACACCGTGACCTGGAGCCAGTGGTTCCTGACGGCCCTGCCCTTCACCCTGGGCATGAGCGTGGTGGTGTTCTTCGTGTCGTTGTGGATTCTGAAGCCCTCGGTCGAATCGACGGAGAACGCCACCGAAAAGCTGCGCGAGCAGCTCAAGGCCCTGGGCCCCGTCACCGCCCCCGAAAAGCGCCTCATCGCCGTGGCCCTCCTGCTGCTGGTGATGTGGTCCACCGAAGGCATGCTGCACCCGTTTGACACGACCACCACCACGCAACTGGGCATTGCCCTGCTGCTCATGCCCAAGATCGGCGTCATGCACTGGTCGCAGGCCGAAAAGCTCGTGCCCTGGGGCACGGTGGTGCTGTTTGCTGCGTCCATCTCGCTGGGCAACCTGCTGTCCAAGACCGGCGCCGCAGGCTGGCTGGCACAGCAAACACTGGGGCAGATGGGCCTGTCGGCCCTGCCCGTGGTGGCGGTGATCGGTGCGCTCTCGCTCTTCAGCATCGTGCTGCACCTGGGCTTTGCCTCGGCCACCGGGCTGGCCAGCACGCTCATCCCCATCTTCATTGCGTTTGCGCAGTCGCTGCCTGTGTCCAAGGAAACCGCTTTTGGCATCGTCATGATCCAGAGCTTCGTCGTCTCGTTCGGCTTCATCCTGCCCACCAACGCGCCGCAGAACATGCTGTGCTACGGCACCGGGGCCTTTGGCACCAGCCAGTTTGCCAAGGTGGGCCTGCTGCTCACGCTGGCGGGCTTGGGCCTCATCCTGCTGCTGTCGGCCACGCTGTGGCCCATGATGGGAGTGCTGTGACATGGGCGCACGCATCGGAGTGATCGGCGCGGGCCAGGTTGGCGCCGCAGCCAGCTACCTGCTCTCGTCCACGCCCGGCGTCAGCGACATCGTGCTGGTGGACGTAGACCCCGCCCGCGCTGCGGGCGAGGCCGCCGACATTGGCCACGCCGCCGCCTTTGGCACTGCGGCCCGGGTGCAAGAGGGCAGCTACGCCGACCTGGCAGGCGCTGCCGTGGTGGTGATCACCGCAGGCGCCAGCCTCAAGCCCGGCCAGACGCGGTTGGAGCTGCTGCAGCAAAACCTGCGCATCGTGGACCACATCACCGAGCAGGTGCTGCGCGCCGCGCCGGGCGCCATCTTGTTGTTTGCCACCAACCCGGTGGACGTGATGCCCGCCATTGCCGTGCAGCGCTGGGGCGTGGCCCCGGGCCGCGCCATCGGCACCGGCTGCACGCTCGACTCCATCCGCTTTCGCGACCGGCTCTCACACCACCTGGAGGTGTCGCCCAGCTCGGTGCACGCCTACGTGCTGGGCGAGCACGGCGACTCGGAAGTGCTGCTGTGGTCCGGCGCCCAGGTGGGCGGCCTGCCGCTCTTGGACTTTGCCCAGCAAAGCGGCCGCCCCATCGACACCGCCCTGCAGCGCACCA
This genomic window contains:
- a CDS encoding DASS family sodium-coupled anion symporter, whose translation is MSTAPASHTPLPAANAAAHPLPATPSITSHPEPSSNRKFGFLLLAIALYGIVLMLPTPAGLSASGQVALALLALVITLWISECVSPANSAVILTGMAVVGLMGKPLTPGAKPMGSADALTTMLGGFSSTAVLLVAAALFLAVALKHTGLDKRVALIVMSRVGISPARLTVGAMLVGFVLALFIPSATARVGAVIPIMVGITAALGLPVGSSLGAALMIVTAQACSIFNMAVKTGAAQNLISLNFMQTTFGHTVTWSQWFLTALPFTLGMSVVVFFVSLWILKPSVESTENATEKLREQLKALGPVTAPEKRLIAVALLLLVMWSTEGMLHPFDTTTTTQLGIALLLMPKIGVMHWSQAEKLVPWGTVVLFAASISLGNLLSKTGAAGWLAQQTLGQMGLSALPVVAVIGALSLFSIVLHLGFASATGLASTLIPIFIAFAQSLPVSKETAFGIVMIQSFVVSFGFILPTNAPQNMLCYGTGAFGTSQFAKVGLLLTLAGLGLILLLSATLWPMMGVL
- a CDS encoding L-lactate dehydrogenase, translating into MGARIGVIGAGQVGAAASYLLSSTPGVSDIVLVDVDPARAAGEAADIGHAAAFGTAARVQEGSYADLAGAAVVVITAGASLKPGQTRLELLQQNLRIVDHITEQVLRAAPGAILLFATNPVDVMPAIAVQRWGVAPGRAIGTGCTLDSIRFRDRLSHHLEVSPSSVHAYVLGEHGDSEVLLWSGAQVGGLPLLDFAQQSGRPIDTALQRTMAEDVRTAAYRIKAGKGVSNFGIGGCIARLVRAIVGDERSVFTVSTYLPELLGVQRTCVSLPHVIGRTGASTPYLPPLADDEATALRASAEVLAQTIAGGLQTLGEKG